Within Nostoc sp. KVJ3, the genomic segment ATCCGCTTGGAATGCTCTCAAGGAGAAGTTATTTCCCTACTCAATCATATTGCTAACCGACAAAAGCAAAAAACAGAAACTACGAACAACGTTGTTCGTAACCAATGGGAAATGGTAGAAAAGATATTTTCAGTAATAGGTAGGTTGACTCCAGACAGTTTTCGTAGTCATCGCCTACCTTTACTAAATTTACCTAAAGATGTTCTAGAAACTTTGCGCCAAGGACAACTAGAATATACCAAAGCTCGTATCATCGCTCAATTGAAAGACAAAGATCAGCGACATCAACTTCTAGTGAAAACTATTGAAGAAAATCTTTCAGTTAGAGATATCAAAAGTTACATTCAATCAGTTCAACCTCCTAAGTCTTCTCAGCCGAATATCCTTCCTAATCGGATGAAGGAAGCCTATCAGCGAGTTAAGCAAGCTAAAATCTGGGAAGATCCTAATAAAGCAAAAGTTTTAGATAAGTTGTTAGGGCAAATTGAAGCTTTATTAGAGTAAAATCTATGGTTTTTTACAACATATTTCACTCTCCTCACCAACCTTTGAGGCGTAGCTTGCATAGCTTGCGCTCGTAGTCATCGTATGGTGAAGCGAAGCAGCATTTTCGACTTTATCATCTACTATTATTGTAATCTCAAAAGAGTATAGTATTTATGTACTATGATTGAACTGAATCCCAGTACTATAATAGTCTGCGGCATCGGATCATAAGCAATGTCCACTCCTCCTAATCTTGCCCCTCAAGAAGTAAGCGCCTTTCCTCAAAACGAAACAATCACCGGAGTCGTAGAACGTTTAACTTTTTACTCTGCTGAGTCAGGCTACACCGTGGCAAGATTGACTCGCCCACGTAGTACCGAACTCACAACAATTGTCGGCAGCTTCGCCAATATTCAGCCAGGGCAGACTTTACAACTAACTGGTTTCTGGCGTGACCATCCACAATTTGGGCCACAGTTCCAAGTAGTCAACTACAAAGAAACCAAACCAGCAACGCTTACCGGAATTGAAAAATACTTGGGTAGTGGGCTGATTAAAGGTGTTGGTCCAGTCACAGCAAGACGGATTGTTGCTCACTTCGGGCTTGAAACCCTGGACATCATCGAAAATCAGATTGAACGACTGATTGAAGTCCAGGGTATTGCCAAAAAGCGGATCACTCTCATTAAAAACGCCTGTCAAGTCAAAAAGCCATCAAAGAAGTAATGGTGTTTCTCCAGGGGCATGGCGTTTCTACCA encodes:
- a CDS encoding ParB/RepB/Spo0J family partition protein; translated protein: MAKRRLSMADEMEFPNKTRQFLDLVGVTNNPQLSENESIEQSLLITQIHLAAHQPRRYFSIQGMESLVASIREHGILQPLLVRPLESGNYELIAGERRYRAAQTLGMEQVPVIIRHLNDQDAFQVALLENLQREDLNPVEETEAILQLLSIRLECSQGEVISLLNHIANRQKQKTETTNNVVRNQWEMVEKIFSVIGRLTPDSFRSHRLPLLNLPKDVLETLRQGQLEYTKARIIAQLKDKDQRHQLLVKTIEENLSVRDIKSYIQSVQPPKSSQPNILPNRMKEAYQRVKQAKIWEDPNKAKVLDKLLGQIEALLE